A portion of the Cryptomeria japonica chromosome 5, Sugi_1.0, whole genome shotgun sequence genome contains these proteins:
- the LOC131045849 gene encoding GDSL esterase/lipase At5g03600 → MANMGLKIVASLAVVLLCFACEGNAEKAEALFVFGDSYADTGNHNPYNATDNAPWRRPYGFNWPGYPAGRYSSGKVQTDRWAEILGLPTPIAYEMLRTHQYEEIPKKIVHGVNFAVGGSGILADYGYITISDQVKQFKKLINQTGVFGSEELGRSIVLISNAGNDYLSYIDSNGKNIMGLVSLVSPVVSGMMEVVKELYECGFRNFVVSNVAALGCMPEANRTSCESSYEDFIQRHNMLLNESVIKLRYDLEGSSIIIPNLTSASNYIFSNALDYGFEDWFQSCCAGEGDAQCAEVDDRGDALFKMCEDPNKSFYWDNRHPTNKGWHSIMSLYAYGSANEGKELSFVEGAFSLTEWVKSIGFDAYNISPIETDNLVKYSYVGGVSS, encoded by the exons ATGGCAAACATGGGCTTAAAAATCGTTGCGTCCTTAGCAGTTGTTCTGCTATGTTTTGCTT GTGAAGGAAATGCAGAGAAGGCGGAAGCATTGTTTGTGTTTGGAGACTCGTATGCTGATACAGGGAACCATAATCCCTACAACGCAACTGATAATGCACCTTGGAGAAGGCCATATGGATTCAACTGGCCTGGTTACCCTGCAGGGAGATACTCCTCTGGGAAAGTGCAAACAGATCGTTGGG CTGAGATCTTAGGACTTCCCACTCCAATAGCTTACGAAATGTTGAGAACTCACCAGTATGAAGAGATCCCAAAGAAGATTGTTCATGGGGTAAACTTTGCAGTTGGAGGAAGTGGAATATTGGCAGACTATGGTTACATAACTATTTCTGATCAGGTGAAGCAGTTCAAGAAACTCATAAATCAGACAGGTGTATTTGGTTCAGAGGAATTGGGTCGATCAATAGTGCTTATCTCCAATGCAGGCAACGACTACCTTTCTTATATAGATAGCAATGGAAAAAATATTATG GGACTGGTGAGTTTGGTGTCACCTGTTGTAAGTGGCATGATGGAAGTTGTAAAGGAGTTATATGAATGTGGATTCAGAAATTTTGTGGTGAGTAATGTGGCAGCTTTGGGGTGCATGCCAGAAGCTAACAGAACGTCATGTGAATCTTCATATGAGGATTTCATTCAACGTCATAACATGTTATTGAATGAAAGTGTGATAAAGCTAAGATATGATCTGGAAGGCTCCAGTATTATAATTCCAAATTTGACCTCTGCAAGCAACTACATCTTTTCCAATGCTCTAGATTATG GTTTTGAGGACTGGTTCCAATCATGTTGTGCGGGTGAGGGAGATGCACAGTGCGCAGAAGTGGATGATAGAGGAGATGCACTGTTTAAGATGTGTGAAGATCCAAATAAAAGCTTCTATTGGGATAACAGGCATCCAACCAACAAAGGATGGCATTCAATCATGTCCTTGTATGCATATGGGAGTGCCAACGAAGGAAAGGAATTGAGCTTTGTGGAAGGTGCATTTAGCTTGACAGAATGGGTGAAATCTATTGGTTTTGATGCCTACAACATCTCACCAATTGAGACTGATAATCTTGTAAAATACTCCTATGTTGGGGGAGTTAGTTCCTAA